DNA sequence from the Brachybacterium avium genome:
CCCGGCACTGTTCTCGCCGGCTGCGCTGTTCACCATGGCATCCATGCTTCCACCTCGAAGGCCCCGTCGACCTCACCGTGGCGCGCGTCCCCGCCCAGCAGCCTCGCCCGCTCCTGCACCCCGAGCAGGCCATGTCCCGCCGAGAGGGTGGACACCGGCTCCGACGGCAGCGGGTTCCGGGCCCGCAGTCGCACCTGCTCACCCTGCCGGGAAAGAGTCACCTGCAGCGGCAGGCCCGGGGCATGCTTGGCGGCGTTCACGGTCACCTCGGAGAGGACCCGGGCCAGGGCCACCACAGTGCCGCGACCACGGGAGGTGAGATCCTCGGCGGCCAGGCCCTCCCAGGCCAGCTCCACCTCCTGTCCCTCTTCCCGGCAGCGCTCGACGATGCCTGCCAGGGTCGGGGCGGTGGCCAGCGGTGCATCGCCGTCAGCGGTGCGCAGCCCCGACAGCACCGTGCGCAGTTCCCGGTTCGCCTGCTGTGCGGCATCCCGCACCGTGTCCGCGGTGCGGCGCAGCTCCGCCGGCGAGAGATCCTCGCGGTAAGCCATGGCGCCGGCGTGCATCGCGATCGCGGCCAGGTGGTGGGAGATGCTGTCGTGCATGTCCCGGGCCAGCGCCGCGCGCTCCTCGGCGCGCACCCGAGCGGTCTCCGCCTCGCGCTCGCGCACCAGGGCAGCCGCCTCCCGCTCCGCGGCGGCGCGCTCCCGCTGGGCGGTCTCCCGCTCGCGCTCTGCGGAGGCCGCCCGCTCCCGCAGCGAGGCGAGCAGCTCGTGACGGGTGCCCACCACATGGCCGAGCAGCAGCGGGATCAGCGCGAACACCACCATGACCCCCATCGCGACGAGCACCAGGGCCTCCGGGGTCTCCCCCCGGATTCGGGCATCGACGCTCAACGACGCCATCGAGGTGCCTGCGACCAGCAGGATCACCGCGACGTCGAGCAGCGCTCGCCGCCGCACCCCGATCCGGTACAGCGCGAGCGCCGCCGCCGACAGCGACCACGAGCTGAGCCCGACGGACGCCGCCAGCAGCAGATGCGCCGCGGTGTGCAGCCGACCCGGCGGCAGGAACCGCAGCGGACCGATGACCAGGGTCGCGACCGCACCCACCAGCGCGTCCAGGGCGAACAATCCCACCAGACCCTCGGGCGGATGGTCGGAGAACTCTGTCAGCAGCACGCCGAAGCCGATGAGGAACACCAGCAGGCCCAGCGCCGTGCCCACGAGGCTCTGAGCGATCGCGATCGCCCACTGGCGCGGGCTGCGCACGGAGGGCGGCGCCGGTGAGCGGGGCGAGATGAGGGTCATGTGACCAGGGTAGGGAGCAGGGAGCGGCCGACGGATCAGCCGCTCGGCCGATTCCCCGAACTGCGGGGTCAGCCGATCGGAGGTGGGGAAGAGGAGACGAAGAGCGGACGCCGCAGCGCCCGGGCGACCGGCAGGATCGGAGCATGATCGAACACGACCTGCGCCCTCCTCCGCAGCCGCCGGTGACGAGCAGCCCCGGCAGTATCGGCGCGGCGCTGCCTGCGACTCTCCCGGAGCCCCAGGCCTACCATCGCGCCGCTCGCGTCCTCTGGCACCGTCGCTACTGGTGGCGGCCGCTGGTCACGCTGGTGGTCACCGCCGCCGTGTTCGTGGTGATGAACTTCCAGGTCATGGTGCCGCTGCTGATCGCCGGCGAGATCTGGCCGGCCGCGGCGACCAGTTCCTCCCTGACCGATCCGCTGAATCCGGCTGATCAGTTCCTGGGCCTGGGGATGCTGGCGCTGCTGGTTCCCGCGGTGCTGGTGGGGACGCTGGCCGGCTACGGCCGCGCTGGTATCGCCCTGTCGGTGCTGGGCCGGTTCCGCTGGGGTCTGCTGGGCCGTGCGGCGCTCGTGGTCGTCCCGGTGTTCGTGCTGCTGAACCTGGTGCTGAACCTGATCCTGGAGCGCGAGGCGATCGTGGTGCCGCAGCTGAGCGCCGGCGTGGTCCTCGCCTGGCTGCTGGCGCTGGTGCTCTCGCCGCTGCAGTGCGCGGGTGAGGAGTTCGCGTTCCGGGCGCTGCCGATGCAGATGCTGGGCACCTGGCTGCGCCGGCCGGTGCTGGGGATCCTGCTCCCGGTGCCGCTGTTCGTGCTGGGCCACGGCTACAGCTGGATGGGCCAGATCGACATCGCGCTCTTCGCGATCGTGATGGGCCTGCTGGCATGGAAGACCGGCGGCCTGGAGATCCCGATCCTGGTGCACACCGCCAACAACTGGACCCTGTTCGCGATCGCCCCGCTGATCCCCGGCTTCACCGAGCAGGGCGAGGTGGAGCTGCTGGGACTGCTGCTCGCGCTGATTCCGATGCTGCTGCTCTCGGCCGGGATCTGGTGGTGGTACTCGCGGCGTGCGGGCCTGGGCCTGTGGGAGCCGCAGCGGGGGAGGGGCGTCCCGCTCGCTGATCGGTGAGCAGACTCGCTCGTCGGCTCGTCGGCTCGTCGGCTCGTCGGCTCGTCGGCTCGTCGGCCCGTCGGCGGCGGGCGCGGAGCCGCGGATATCGTCCGCCCGCGCCCACCGCCGATCCGGAGCTCAGGCCCCGGAGACGTTCACCTGCCACAGCACGCCGAAGCGGTCGGTGACCTGGCCGTAGTGGTCACCCCAGGGGGCCTGCTCGAAGGGCATCCCGAGGGTGCCGCCGTCGGTGGTGAGCCGCTCGATCAGCGCTTTCGCCTCCTCGACCGTGCCGGGCATGACCAGCAGCGAGTAGGCGGAGCCGCTCAGCGGCCGCGAGTCCTCGCCGAGGTCGTCACCGCCGGCGAGGGTGACCAGGCCGCCATGCAGCTGAGCATGGGCGACGGCCCCGGGCGGCGGGGTGAAGCCCATGTCCGGCATGCCCTCGTAGGTCATCAGATCGAGGGTGCCGCCGAACACCTCCCGGTAGTACTCCAGGACGTCACGCGCATTACCGGGAAATGCGATGTAGGGCGTGGAGCTGAACATGTGACCTCCAGGGGTAGGGGCCTGGTGAGAGACCCGCGGGAGGCCATCCTGGCACCACCGGCCGACGGAGGGAACAGCCGGTGGCCGGGAGCAGGGCCCCCTCGCCGTCGTCGCTGGTCGCACCCACCGTGCTCCCGGTCGAGCGTCCTACAGTGGGGGCGACATGACTCCAGACCACTCCCTCCCCGCCACCCCGTTCCACCGCATGGCAACGCTGCGCCCCGCCTGGGCGGGCTGGCTCAGGCCGCTGCTGACCCTCGCCGCCGCCTTCATCGCCTACGTGGTGCTGATCTCGGTGGTGCTGGTCCTGACGATCCTGGTGCTCGCCCTCGCCCCGGGCGTGAACGTGGCCCTCGGCGTCACCAGCGGCGACCCCACCAGTGCGCTGGATGTCGCGCTCGCCCTGGCGATCGGCGTAATGTGGCTGCCCGCCGGGATCATCGGCGTGCGCTTCGGAGGCTGGCGGCCGCTGGGCACCGCCTGCTCGGTCGCCGCCCGGCCGCGCCGCGACCTGCTGCGATCGCTCGGCCCGTGGGGGATCGCGATGGGCGTGGTGGTCGTCGCCGCCGCCGGGATCGCCGGTGCGGTCGCCACCGCGATCACCGGGGGCAATGATGGTGGAGCCGGGGCCACCGCAGGTGCGGCCGGTGCCACCGGCTCCGTGCCGCAGCTGCTGCTGGTCACCCTGATCGTGCTGGTCCTCGCCCCGTTGCAGGCCGCGGGCCTGGAGCTGACGCTGCGAGGGATCGTGATGCAGGCGCTCGGCACCTGGCTGCGTGGCCCGCTGCTGCCGCTGCTCGCTGCCAGCGCCGTGATGCTCATCGGCCGCGAGCTCAGCGCCGCGGTGCTCCTGCCCGCCCTGGCCCTGGGGCTGGCCTCGGCGACGCTGGCCTGGAAGAGCGGCGGGCTGGAGCTGTCGATCCTGCTCGTCGCGACGGTCACCGCCGCCTCCCAGCTGGTCTCCGCCGTGGGTGCGGGCACCGGTGTCGGGGCGGGAGCAGCGGCGGTGAACGCCGCTGCCGCCGCACCGGGCAGCTCCTCGGCCGCACTCGCCACGACCGCATCCGACTCCGCCGCCCTGGCCGGCGGCATCACCGCGGCGGCAGCGCTGCTGCTGCTCACCGCAGTGTCGGTGGCCCGGATCAGTGCCCGCGAGGGAGTGCGCCTGCTGGAGCCGGTCAGCCGCCCCGCCGGTGAGCCCGCCCCTGCACCGGTGCCCTACTGAGCCACCCGCCACCCGCCACCCGCTACCCGCCACCCGCCACCCGCTACCCGCCACCTGCCGCATGCCGCGTGGCGCCTGGCGCTTGCCGCCGGCTGATCTCGGCCACCACTTTCCTGACATATATGAGGGTTGAACGTCTGTAGGGCGTTCAACCGTCATATAGCCCAGAAATCTGGTGACGCTGCCCGCTGCCCGCTGCCCGCTGCCCGCTGCCGGCTGCCCGCTGCCGGCTGCCGGCTGCCCGCTGCCGGCTGCCCGGGCCCGGTGGTGGTTGCAGCTGCCTGCACTCAGCTCCGGATCGCGTCGATCACCTTGATCCGGGTGGCGATCAGGGCGGGCAGCGCCCCCGCGAGGACGCCCACCGCGGTCGCGGCGCCGAGGCCCACCAGCACTGCCTCGACCGGGAAGGGTGGCAGCTCCACCAGGCCGGCGTCCCGGAAGAGGTCGCTGACGAACGGCGCCTTCACCAGGGCTACGGCAGCGGTCACCCCCACCGCTCCGGCCAGCACCGTGGCGACCACGGATTCCATCAGCACGCCCACGAAGATCCGGCCCCGGTGGCTCCGTAGGAGCGGCGGATCCCGATCTCCCGCACCCGGTACCGCACGGTGACCAGGGAGATGTTGACCAGTCCCAGCGCGCCGAGCAGCAGGATCACCAGGGCCACGCCGATCACCGCGTAGGCGAGCACGTCGAAGCCGAGGTCGTCGGGGGACATCGAGCTGCGGCTCACGTCGAACGTCCCCGCCGGGGTGTCCCGCAGCGAGGTGGACAGCCGCTCCCAGATCTCATCGCCCTGTTCGGATGGCACCCAGAGGATGTACTCGGAGGTCGCCGGGGCCCCGGCCCGGCCGGGCAGCGCGGCCATGCCACCGGCGGCGATGAATGCCGAGGGACCCCAGTCGGTGTTCGGGCGCTCGGGCAGCACCCCCACCACGATCGCCTGATCGACGTCGGAGGCGCCCGTGGCGCCGTAGACCGTCACCGGCTCGGTGCCGAGATCCGGCCGCCCGAGCATCTCGTACAGCGGTGCGTTGACCACCAGCGCGGGGGCGAGCCGGTGGGCGTCGGAATCCGCGATCCAGCGGCCGTGCTCGACGGTGGTGCGGAAGATATCGGCGAACGCCGGATCCACACCGATCAGCTCGGAGGTGCGCACCCCCTGCGGGGTCTGCACCCGCAGCGAGTCGTAGACGCGGCGGCTGCGCTGGTCGATGCCGAGCCGGTCCACCTGCTCGAGCACGGCGGCGTCCTGCTCGGCCGGGGTGGCCTGCGCGGACCCGCCCATCGACTGGATCGTCAGGGTCATGCTGCGGCCTGACCAGGTCTCGGTGGACTGGGTCAGGGCGCTGGTGAGCATGCCCCCGCCGCCCATCACCGCGGTCAGCGCGAAGACGGAGAACGCCACCCCGATGAGGGACAGCAGGATGCGTCCCTTGTTCACGCGCAGCTCCCCGTAGGCCTCGACGATCGAGGCGAGCAGCCCGGTCATGACACCGCCTCCCGTCCGGCACGCAGTCCCGCGGTCGCCGTCAGCGCGTCCCGGGCGCCGTCGGTGTCGATGTCGTGCAGCGTGCCCTCGTCCAGCAGGAACGCGCGGCGGGACAATGCCGCGACCTGCAGGTCATGGGTGATGGTGACCAGGGCGGCGTCGGAGTCGCGGGCGATCTCGTCCAGCAGCGCCATCACCGCCTCCCCGGTGGAGACGTCGAGGGCTCCGGTCGGTTCGTCGGCCAGGATCAGCCGGGGCCGACGCACCAGGGCGCGGGCGACCGCCACCCGCTGCTGCTCACCGCCGGAGAGACGGGAGGGCTGCTGCTGGGCGCGGTCCGCCAACCCCACCCGGTCGAGCATCTCCAGGGCGAGCCTCTCGCGCCGCCAGAACTGACCGGCGCTGCCGTACATCAGCGGCATCATCACGTTCTCCAGCGCGGTGCGACCGTCCAGCAGGTTGAACTGCTGGAACACGAAGCCGATGGAAGCGCCGCGCAGACGGGCCCGACGGCGCTCCCCGAGCCGGGAGACGTCGACCCCGTCGAACAGCAGCTCCCCACCGCTCTGGTGGTCGATCAGCCCCAGCAGGTTCAGCAGGGTGGTCTTGCCCGATCCGGAACGGCCGACGACGGCGACATGATCGCCACCGTGCACCGTCAGGTCGATGCCGCGCAGGATGTGCAGCTGCTCCCGGCTGGGCAGGCGCACACTGCGACGCAGATCGCGCAGCTCGAGCAGGGGAGCGCTCACCACATCCCGCCCTCGACCGTCATGTCCTCCGCGTCGACGCCGGGTGCGAACTCGAGGATCTCCTGGCCCTCCTCGAGGCCCTCGGTGACCTCCACCGCGCCGTCCCCGCGCATGCCCAGGGTGACGTCGACGGGGATGGTCTCGCCGGTGGCCTCGTCCAGGGTGAAGACGGTGCCGGCGGTGCCCTCGCCCACCACGGCGGTGGTGGGGACGGTCAGCACTCCGGTGCGGGTGCCGAGGTCCACGGTCACCTCCACGCCCAGTCCCGGCACCACACGGGCCTCGGCGGGGACCGGGCACACCAGCTGCGCCGCGGAGACGCCCCCGCTGTCGGGGGTGAGCATCTCTCCGGAGTAGGGGTCGACCTCCGGGGCCTGTGGGGCGGCCGGTTCCTCGATCTCGGCATCCTCGGTGATGGCGGGGGTCGTGCAGGCCACCGGGTCTGCGGTGG
Encoded proteins:
- a CDS encoding CAAX protease; protein product: MTPDHSLPATPFHRMATLRPAWAGWLRPLLTLAAAFIAYVVLISVVLVLTILVLALAPGVNVALGVTSGDPTSALDVALALAIGVMWLPAGIIGVRFGGWRPLGTACSVAARPRRDLLRSLGPWGIAMGVVVVAAAGIAGAVATAITGGNDGGAGATAGAAGATGSVPQLLLVTLIVLVLAPLQAAGLELTLRGIVMQALGTWLRGPLLPLLAASAVMLIGRELSAAVLLPALALGLASATLAWKSGGLELSILLVATVTAASQLVSAVGAGTGVGAGAAAVNAAAAAPGSSSAALATTASDSAALAGGITAAAALLLLTAVSVARISAREGVRLLEPVSRPAGEPAPAPVPY
- a CDS encoding VOC family protein; this translates as MFSSTPYIAFPGNARDVLEYYREVFGGTLDLMTYEGMPDMGFTPPPGAVAHAQLHGGLVTLAGGDDLGEDSRPLSGSAYSLLVMPGTVEEAKALIERLTTDGGTLGMPFEQAPWGDHYGQVTDRFGVLWQVNVSGA
- a CDS encoding ABC transporter ATP-binding protein, yielding MSAPLLELRDLRRSVRLPSREQLHILRGIDLTVHGGDHVAVVGRSGSGKTTLLNLLGLIDHQSGGELLFDGVDVSRLGERRRARLRGASIGFVFQQFNLLDGRTALENVMMPLMYGSAGQFWRRERLALEMLDRVGLADRAQQQPSRLSGGEQQRVAVARALVRRPRLILADEPTGALDVSTGEAVMALLDEIARDSDAALVTITHDLQVAALSRRAFLLDEGTLHDIDTDGARDALTATAGLRAGREAVS
- a CDS encoding sensor histidine kinase, producing the protein MTLISPRSPAPPSVRSPRQWAIAIAQSLVGTALGLLVFLIGFGVLLTEFSDHPPEGLVGLFALDALVGAVATLVIGPLRFLPPGRLHTAAHLLLAASVGLSSWSLSAAALALYRIGVRRRALLDVAVILLVAGTSMASLSVDARIRGETPEALVLVAMGVMVVFALIPLLLGHVVGTRHELLASLRERAASAERERETAQRERAAAEREAAALVREREAETARVRAEERAALARDMHDSISHHLAAIAMHAGAMAYREDLSPAELRRTADTVRDAAQQANRELRTVLSGLRTADGDAPLATAPTLAGIVERCREEGQEVELAWEGLAAEDLTSRGRGTVVALARVLSEVTVNAAKHAPGLPLQVTLSRQGEQVRLRARNPLPSEPVSTLSAGHGLLGVQERARLLGGDARHGEVDGAFEVEAWMPW
- a CDS encoding CPBP family intramembrane glutamic endopeptidase: MIEHDLRPPPQPPVTSSPGSIGAALPATLPEPQAYHRAARVLWHRRYWWRPLVTLVVTAAVFVVMNFQVMVPLLIAGEIWPAAATSSSLTDPLNPADQFLGLGMLALLVPAVLVGTLAGYGRAGIALSVLGRFRWGLLGRAALVVVPVFVLLNLVLNLILEREAIVVPQLSAGVVLAWLLALVLSPLQCAGEEFAFRALPMQMLGTWLRRPVLGILLPVPLFVLGHGYSWMGQIDIALFAIVMGLLAWKTGGLEIPILVHTANNWTLFAIAPLIPGFTEQGEVELLGLLLALIPMLLLSAGIWWWYSRRAGLGLWEPQRGRGVPLADR
- a CDS encoding ABC transporter permease; translation: MTGLLASIVEAYGELRVNKGRILLSLIGVAFSVFALTAVMGGGGMLTSALTQSTETWSGRSMTLTIQSMGGSAQATPAEQDAAVLEQVDRLGIDQRSRRVYDSLRVQTPQGVRTSELIGVDPAFADIFRTTVEHGRWIADSDAHRLAPALVVNAPLYEMLGRPDLGTEPVTVYGATGASDVDQAIVVGVLPERPNTDWGPSAFIAAGGMAALPGRAGAPATSEYILWVPSEQGDEIWERLSTSLRDTPAGTFDVSRSSMSPDDLGFDVLAYAVIGVALVILLLGALGLVNISLVTVRYRVREIGIRRSYGATGAGSSWAC